CGAGTTGGACCGGGTGCTCGGCGGGGGGCTGGTACCGGGCGCCGTCGTGCTCCTCGCGGGTGAGCCGGGCGTCGGGAAGTCCACACTCCTGCTCGACGTCGCGGCGAAGGCGGCTGGCGACGACCACCGCACCCTCTACGTCACGGGCGAGGAGTCCGCGAGCCAGGTCCGGCTGCGCGCCGACCGGATCGGCGCGCTGCACGACCACCTGTACCTCGCGGCCGAGACCGACCTGTCCGCCGTCCTCGGGCATCTCGACGCGGTCAAGCCCTCCCTGCTGGTCCTGGACTCGGTCCAGACGGTTGCCTCCCCCGAGATCGACGGCGCACCGGGCGGGATGGCACAGGTCCGGGAGGTCGCGGGAGCGCTGATCCGCGCCTCCAAGGAGCGCGGCATGTCCACGCTGCTGGTGGGCCACGTCACCAAGGACGGGGCGATCGCCGGCCCCCGGCTGCTGGAGCATCTCGTCGACGTCGTGCTCCACTTCGAGGGCGACCGGCACGCGCGACTGCGCCTCGTACGGGGCGTCAAGAACCGCTACGGGGCCACGGACGAGGTCGGCTGTTTCGAACTGCACGACGAGGGCATCACCGGACTCGCCGACCCCAGTGGGCTGTTCCTCACCCGGCGCGACGAGCCCGTACCGGGCACGTGCCTCACGGTGGCCCTGGAGGGCCGCCGCCCGCTGGTCGCCGAGGTGCAGGCGCTGACCGTCGACTCGCAGATCCCCTCGCCCCGGCGCACCACCTCCGGGCTGGAGACCTCCCGGGTGTCGATGATGCTGGCCGTGCTCGAGCAGCGGGGCAGGATCAGCGCCCTGGGCAAAAGGGACATCTACAGCGCGACGGTCGGCGGTGTGAAGCTCTCCGAGCCCGCGGCGGACCTCGCGGTCGCCCTGGCGCTGGCCTCCGCCGCGAGTGACACCCCGCTGCCGAAGAACCTGGTGGCGATCGGCGAGGTGGGGCTCGCAGGCGAGGTGAGACGCGTCACGGGCGTCCAGCGCCGGCTGGCCGAGGCGCACCGTCTGGGCTTCACACACGCGCTGGTCCCGTCCGATCCGGGCAGGGTCCCGCCTGGTATGAAGGTCACGGAAGTCGCCGACATGGGGGACGCGCTGAGAGTGCTCCCGCGCGGGCGTAGGGCAGAGGCCCCACGGGCGGACGACGCGCGCCGGTAGACTTTGCCCTGGTCTCGCCCGCCCGTACGAGCCGGAGGAGTGCAGTGGCAGCCAACGA
The genomic region above belongs to Streptomyces marianii and contains:
- the radA gene encoding DNA repair protein RadA gives rise to the protein MAARTKTSKDRPSYRCTECGWTTAKWLGRCPECQAWGTVEEQGAPAVRTTAAGRVTNAALPIGQVDGRRAAARTTGVDELDRVLGGGLVPGAVVLLAGEPGVGKSTLLLDVAAKAAGDDHRTLYVTGEESASQVRLRADRIGALHDHLYLAAETDLSAVLGHLDAVKPSLLVLDSVQTVASPEIDGAPGGMAQVREVAGALIRASKERGMSTLLVGHVTKDGAIAGPRLLEHLVDVVLHFEGDRHARLRLVRGVKNRYGATDEVGCFELHDEGITGLADPSGLFLTRRDEPVPGTCLTVALEGRRPLVAEVQALTVDSQIPSPRRTTSGLETSRVSMMLAVLEQRGRISALGKRDIYSATVGGVKLSEPAADLAVALALASAASDTPLPKNLVAIGEVGLAGEVRRVTGVQRRLAEAHRLGFTHALVPSDPGRVPPGMKVTEVADMGDALRVLPRGRRAEAPRADDARR